Proteins encoded by one window of Streptomyces sp. ALI-76-A:
- a CDS encoding HNH endonuclease signature motif containing protein, protein MGASAYPRERLEQAARGSRTLSEALARLGVDPRSSTRRYVLERMRKLGVDVSHFEREGVRWTREVLQAAVSASTNMCEVLRHLGLEVVGGHHTHISRRVKAYGIDTSHFQVPTRRGRAWRPRTPEGLLVEQPAAEARRIPSDRLKWAMTVRGVPERCALCGTAAVWRDRPLPLEVDHINGNWRDNRIENLRLLCPNCHSTTDSYRGRGKRRAGGAVS, encoded by the coding sequence ATGGGGGCCAGTGCGTATCCGAGGGAGCGGTTGGAGCAGGCCGCTCGGGGGTCGCGCACCTTGTCGGAGGCGTTGGCGAGGCTGGGGGTCGATCCGCGGAGTTCGACCCGCCGGTATGTCCTGGAGCGGATGAGGAAGCTGGGGGTGGATGTCTCGCACTTCGAGCGGGAGGGGGTCCGCTGGACCCGAGAGGTCCTTCAGGCAGCGGTCTCGGCGTCGACGAACATGTGCGAGGTGCTGCGCCACCTCGGACTCGAGGTGGTCGGCGGGCACCACACGCACATCAGCCGCCGGGTGAAGGCGTACGGGATCGACACCTCGCACTTCCAGGTACCGACCCGGCGCGGCAGGGCTTGGCGACCACGCACACCGGAAGGCCTGCTCGTCGAGCAGCCGGCCGCTGAGGCCCGGCGCATTCCGAGTGACCGGCTCAAGTGGGCGATGACGGTCAGAGGTGTCCCCGAGCGGTGCGCCCTGTGCGGCACAGCGGCGGTGTGGCGAGATCGTCCGCTCCCCCTGGAGGTCGACCACATCAACGGCAACTGGCGGGACAACCGCATCGAGAACCTGCGGCTGCTGTGCCCCAACTGCCATTCCACGACGGACAGTTATCGAGGGCGTGGCAAGAGGCGTGCGGGAGGTGCCGTTTCATGA
- a CDS encoding ABC transporter permease, translating into MWIRSTLAYRVSFAMTVFGTLLVTGLDFVAILLMFSQVDVLGGYTLPEVAFLYGLSATAFGIADLTIGSAGRLGSRVRDGTLDTLLVRPAPVLAQVAADRFALRRLGRITQGALVLGWSLVALDIDWTPGRVLMVPVTLLCGGAIFSAVFVAGAAFQFVAQDASEVQSAFTYGGQTLLQYPPTVFGRELVRGVTFVFPVAFVNWVPASYVLGRPYPLGLPRWAAFTSPLVALACCALAGLAWRTGLRSYRSTGS; encoded by the coding sequence ATGTGGATCCGCTCCACGCTGGCCTACCGGGTGTCCTTCGCGATGACCGTGTTCGGCACCCTGCTGGTGACCGGGCTGGACTTCGTGGCGATCCTGCTGATGTTCTCGCAGGTCGACGTCCTCGGCGGGTACACGTTGCCGGAGGTGGCCTTCCTGTACGGGCTGTCGGCGACGGCCTTCGGGATCGCGGACCTGACGATCGGCTCGGCGGGCCGGCTGGGCTCGCGGGTGCGTGACGGCACGCTCGACACGCTGCTGGTGCGGCCCGCTCCGGTGCTGGCCCAGGTCGCGGCGGACCGTTTCGCGCTGCGCCGGCTCGGCCGGATCACCCAGGGGGCGCTGGTGCTGGGCTGGTCCCTGGTGGCGCTGGACATCGACTGGACGCCGGGCAGGGTGCTGATGGTGCCGGTGACGCTGCTGTGCGGCGGGGCGATCTTCTCGGCGGTGTTCGTGGCCGGCGCGGCCTTCCAGTTCGTGGCGCAGGACGCGTCCGAGGTGCAGAGCGCGTTCACGTACGGCGGGCAGACGCTGTTGCAGTATCCGCCGACCGTGTTCGGCAGGGAGCTGGTGCGGGGGGTGACGTTCGTGTTCCCGGTGGCCTTCGTCAACTGGGTGCCGGCGTCGTATGTGCTGGGGCGGCCGTATCCGCTGGGGCTGCCGCGGTGGGCGGCGTTCACGTCCCCGCTGGTGGCGCTGGCGTGCTGCGCGTTGGCGGGGCTGGCCTGGCGGACGGGGCTGCGGTCGTATCGGAGTACGGGGAGCTGA
- a CDS encoding SGNH/GDSL hydrolase family protein, producing MTRRHGYALLATIVAVIVVLSTALYVGVAADTGTRDRATLAGGRPSHNSAAPASTGDWVATWSASPVGGEPGTETEGLAGRSVRNVVHTSVGGTSARVTLSNLYGRSPLTITHASIAVAAGAGTAEAAARTMRRLTFGGGTGVVVPVGQQVLSDAVALPVPADSDILVTTYSPTPSGPVTYHPRARQISYAARGDRTEDLTATAYTEQTEYWRYLTALDVLSDEAEGTVVAFGDSLTDGADSTVNANQRWPDLLSDRLRAALAAGRDLPRYSVVNQGIGGNQVLADARGRPAENQAGVSRFGRDALARTNVKVVVVDLGINDILRNPRLADPGRILDGLRTLVRQAHARGIKVVGATLMPFGGHRGHTDARENVRQTINAEIRAGRVYDAVVDFDKAVRDPYDPRRFRSDYDSGDHIHPNDKGYGRMAAAFDLDDLKGTAPAEL from the coding sequence ATGACCCGGCGTCACGGTTACGCCCTGCTCGCCACGATCGTCGCCGTGATCGTGGTCCTGTCCACCGCCCTCTACGTCGGGGTGGCGGCCGACACCGGTACGCGCGACCGGGCCACGCTCGCCGGCGGACGCCCCTCGCACAACTCCGCCGCCCCCGCCTCCACCGGCGACTGGGTCGCCACCTGGTCCGCCTCCCCCGTCGGGGGCGAACCCGGCACCGAGACCGAGGGCCTCGCGGGCCGCTCGGTGCGCAACGTCGTCCACACCAGCGTCGGCGGTACGAGTGCCCGCGTCACGCTGTCCAATCTCTACGGCCGGTCCCCGCTGACGATCACGCACGCCTCGATCGCCGTCGCGGCCGGCGCCGGCACCGCCGAGGCGGCCGCCCGGACCATGCGGCGCCTCACCTTCGGCGGCGGCACCGGCGTGGTCGTGCCGGTCGGGCAGCAGGTGCTGAGCGACGCCGTCGCCCTCCCCGTCCCGGCGGACAGCGACATCCTGGTCACCACCTACTCCCCCACGCCGTCCGGCCCGGTCACCTACCACCCGCGGGCCCGGCAGATCTCGTACGCCGCCCGGGGCGACCGCACCGAGGACCTCACCGCGACCGCGTACACCGAGCAGACCGAGTACTGGCGTTACCTGACCGCGCTGGACGTGCTGAGCGACGAGGCCGAGGGCACCGTCGTCGCCTTCGGCGACTCGCTCACCGACGGCGCCGACTCGACCGTGAACGCCAACCAGCGCTGGCCCGACCTGCTGTCCGACCGGCTGCGCGCGGCACTCGCGGCGGGCCGGGACCTGCCCCGCTACAGCGTCGTCAACCAGGGCATCGGCGGCAACCAGGTCCTCGCCGACGCCCGCGGCCGCCCCGCCGAGAACCAGGCCGGCGTCAGCCGCTTCGGCCGGGACGCGCTCGCCCGGACGAACGTCAAGGTCGTCGTCGTCGACCTCGGGATCAACGACATCCTGCGCAACCCCCGCCTGGCCGACCCCGGCCGGATCCTCGACGGCCTGCGCACACTGGTCCGCCAGGCCCACGCCCGCGGCATCAAGGTCGTCGGCGCGACCCTGATGCCCTTCGGCGGCCACCGCGGCCACACCGACGCCCGGGAGAACGTCCGGCAGACCATCAACGCCGAGATCCGCGCCGGCCGGGTCTACGACGCCGTCGTGGACTTCGACAAGGCGGTCCGGGACCCCTACGACCCGCGCCGGTTCCGCTCCGACTACGACTCGGGCGACCACATCCACCCGAACGACAAGGGGTACGGGCGGATGGCCGCCGCGTTCGACCTGGACGACCTGAAGGGGACGGCACCGGCGGAGCTGTAG
- a CDS encoding ABC-2 family transporter protein has product MGSARLYAAVASGGFRRYATYRVATAAGVFTNTVFGLILVYTYLALWDERPHLGGYDQAQAVSFVWLGQALYATLAIQGGGFETELMERIRTGDVAIDLYRPVDLQLWWLAHDLGRALFQLVGRGVIPFAFGALVFPTALPDDPVTWLAFLVAVVLAMIVSFGIRFLVALSGFWLLDGTGALQAMVVTGIFCSGMTLPLNAFPGPLGEVVRALPWAAQLQMPADLLMGETGPLSAFAFQAVWAVALLAAGRLLQGAATRRVVVQGG; this is encoded by the coding sequence GTGGGTTCGGCGCGGTTGTACGCGGCCGTCGCGTCGGGGGGCTTCCGACGGTACGCGACGTATCGGGTGGCCACGGCGGCGGGGGTGTTCACGAACACCGTCTTCGGGCTGATCCTCGTCTACACCTATCTGGCGCTGTGGGACGAGAGACCGCACCTGGGCGGGTACGACCAGGCGCAGGCCGTCAGCTTCGTGTGGCTGGGGCAGGCGCTGTACGCGACGCTGGCGATCCAGGGCGGCGGTTTCGAGACCGAGCTGATGGAACGCATCCGCACGGGTGACGTGGCCATCGACCTGTACCGGCCGGTGGACCTGCAACTGTGGTGGCTGGCTCACGATCTGGGGCGGGCGCTGTTCCAGCTGGTGGGGCGGGGGGTGATCCCCTTCGCGTTCGGGGCGCTCGTCTTTCCCACGGCGCTGCCGGACGATCCGGTGACCTGGCTGGCCTTCCTGGTCGCTGTGGTGCTCGCGATGATCGTCAGCTTCGGGATCCGCTTCCTGGTGGCGCTGAGCGGGTTCTGGCTGCTGGACGGCACGGGCGCGCTTCAGGCGATGGTGGTCACCGGGATCTTCTGCTCGGGGATGACGCTGCCGCTGAACGCCTTCCCGGGACCGCTGGGCGAGGTCGTACGGGCGCTGCCGTGGGCGGCGCAGTTGCAGATGCCGGCCGATCTGCTGATGGGGGAGACGGGCCCGCTGTCCGCCTTCGCGTTCCAGGCGGTGTGGGCGGTGGCGCTGCTGGCGGCCGGGCGGCTGTTGCAGGGGGCGGCGACCCGGCGGGTGGTGGTCCAGGGTGGGTGA
- the bcp gene encoding thioredoxin-dependent thiol peroxidase, with the protein MSERLQPGDAAPAFTLPDADGNEISLSDYRGRKVIVYFYPAALTPGCTKQACDFTDNLDVLAGAGYDVIGISPDKPEKLAKFREKENLKVTLLADPDKTVTEAYAAFGEKKNYGKTYLGVIRSTVVVDEHGTVERALYNVRATGHVAKIIKDLAI; encoded by the coding sequence ATGAGCGAGCGACTCCAGCCCGGGGATGCAGCCCCCGCCTTCACCCTCCCCGACGCCGACGGCAACGAGATCTCCCTGTCGGACTACCGGGGACGCAAGGTCATCGTCTACTTCTACCCCGCGGCGCTGACCCCAGGCTGCACCAAGCAGGCCTGCGACTTCACCGACAACCTCGACGTGCTGGCCGGCGCGGGGTACGACGTCATCGGGATCTCCCCGGACAAGCCCGAGAAACTGGCGAAGTTCCGCGAGAAGGAGAACCTGAAGGTCACCCTCCTCGCGGACCCCGACAAGACGGTCACCGAGGCCTACGCCGCCTTCGGCGAGAAGAAGAACTACGGCAAGACCTACCTGGGCGTCATCCGCTCCACGGTCGTCGTCGACGAGCACGGCACGGTCGAACGGGCCCTGTACAACGTCCGCGCGACCGGCCACGTGGCGAAGATCATCAAGGACCTGGCGATCTGA
- a CDS encoding co-chaperone GroES yields MSANRNEHSTQHDKLPIRMLHDRVLVRQDTSEGERRSGGGILIPATAAVGRRLAWAEVVAVGQNVRTVEPGDRVLFDPEDRAEVEVRGVPYALMRERDLHAVAADRFEGSEDSTGLYL; encoded by the coding sequence GTGAGCGCCAACAGAAACGAGCACAGCACCCAGCACGACAAGCTGCCCATCCGGATGCTGCACGACCGGGTTCTCGTGCGGCAGGACACCAGTGAGGGCGAGCGGCGTTCCGGTGGCGGGATCCTGATTCCGGCCACCGCGGCCGTCGGGCGCCGGCTGGCGTGGGCGGAGGTCGTCGCCGTGGGGCAGAACGTACGGACCGTGGAGCCGGGCGACCGGGTTCTGTTCGATCCGGAGGACCGGGCCGAGGTGGAGGTGCGGGGCGTCCCGTACGCCCTGATGCGGGAGCGTGATCTGCACGCGGTGGCCGCGGACCGCTTCGAGGGGTCCGAGGACTCGACCGGGCTGTATCTCTGA
- a CDS encoding ATP-binding cassette domain-containing protein, which yields MDAGFIVVDRLEKVFDVRKRTGFLRRERRRVRAVDSISFTVARGEMVGYIGPNGAGKSTTIKMLTGILTPSGGRLRVAGIDPSRERTRLAHRIGVVFGQRTTLWWDLPLIDSYRLMRRMYRIPDGRYRENLDTLVELLGLADLLDVPVRQLSLGQRMRGDIAAALLHDPEVLYLDEPTIGLDVVSKGKVRGFLRELNAERGTTVLLTTHDLQDIEQLCSRVMVIDHGRMMYDGPLTGLHEAGDGERILVVDLERELPPVEVPPARVVKVDGPRQWLAFPASQSAAPLVARVAAEYPLVDLSVREPDIEAVIAKMYVERTTT from the coding sequence GTGGACGCGGGTTTCATCGTGGTGGACCGGCTGGAGAAGGTCTTCGACGTGCGCAAGAGGACCGGTTTCCTGCGGCGGGAGCGGCGCCGGGTGCGCGCGGTCGATTCGATCTCCTTCACCGTGGCGCGCGGTGAGATGGTCGGTTACATCGGTCCGAACGGTGCCGGGAAGTCGACGACGATCAAGATGCTCACCGGCATCCTGACGCCGAGCGGCGGCCGGCTGCGGGTCGCGGGCATCGACCCGTCGCGGGAGCGGACCCGGCTGGCGCACCGGATCGGGGTGGTGTTCGGGCAGCGTACGACGTTGTGGTGGGACCTGCCGCTGATCGATTCGTACCGGCTGATGCGCCGCATGTACCGCATCCCCGACGGCCGGTATCGCGAGAACCTCGACACGCTCGTCGAACTGCTGGGTCTGGCGGACCTGTTGGACGTTCCGGTCCGGCAGCTGTCGCTCGGTCAGCGGATGCGCGGGGACATCGCGGCGGCCCTGCTGCACGACCCGGAGGTGCTGTACCTGGACGAGCCGACGATCGGGCTGGACGTCGTCTCCAAGGGCAAGGTGCGGGGTTTCCTGCGGGAGTTGAACGCCGAGCGCGGCACCACGGTGCTGCTGACCACGCACGACCTCCAGGACATCGAGCAGTTGTGTTCCCGCGTGATGGTCATCGACCACGGGCGGATGATGTACGACGGTCCGCTCACCGGACTGCACGAGGCGGGCGACGGCGAGCGGATCCTCGTGGTGGACCTGGAGCGGGAGCTGCCGCCCGTCGAGGTGCCGCCCGCGCGGGTGGTGAAGGTGGACGGGCCCCGGCAGTGGCTGGCGTTCCCGGCGTCGCAGTCGGCGGCGCCGCTGGTGGCGCGGGTCGCGGCGGAGTATCCGCTGGTGGATCTGTCGGTGCGGGAGCCGGACATCGAGGCGGTGATCGCGAAGATGTACGTCGAGCGGACGACCACGTGA
- a CDS encoding DUF3618 domain-containing protein, with translation MAETSDTRTPAQIEADIKRRREMLAETLDEIGVRVHPRTIVGDARAKVASNIDHTLGRAYVGVNRAVSDVKAQFVDEEGAPRLERVVPVALVVVGLVGLLALGTRRRKG, from the coding sequence GTGGCGGAGACGTCGGACACGAGAACCCCGGCGCAGATCGAGGCGGACATCAAGCGCCGCCGCGAGATGCTGGCCGAGACGCTCGACGAGATCGGGGTGCGGGTGCATCCCCGGACGATCGTGGGCGATGCCAGGGCCAAGGTCGCGTCGAACATCGACCACACGCTCGGGCGGGCCTACGTCGGGGTCAACCGGGCGGTCAGTGACGTGAAGGCCCAGTTCGTCGACGAGGAGGGCGCGCCCCGGCTGGAGCGGGTGGTGCCGGTGGCGCTCGTCGTGGTCGGGCTCGTGGGGCTGCTGGCCCTGGGAACCCGGCGGCGCAAGGGCTGA
- a CDS encoding DUF1707 domain-containing protein — protein MTEDAPELRASDADRERVAEVLRDALAEGRLDMEEFEERLDATYRARTYGELAPITRDLPSGAQAAPVPRVSMAKSPAPSGSWSGRITGGEGSSTWAVAVMSGFQRKGRWTVPRRFNSFAFWGGGEIDLREADFAADEVEINCVAIMGGMQVIVPPGVEVVVRGIGIMGGFDHREEGVPGDPGAPRVIVSGFAFWGGVGVERKLTRAERQALKEERRQGKLDRKASLRELGEPSHGGVHGAHGGMLDGHHDLTRERKRERRQERDRRRQGDV, from the coding sequence ATGACCGAGGATGCCCCGGAGCTGCGCGCCTCCGACGCCGATCGTGAACGAGTCGCCGAGGTCCTGCGGGACGCCCTCGCGGAGGGGCGCCTCGACATGGAGGAGTTCGAGGAACGGCTGGACGCGACGTACAGGGCCCGGACCTACGGCGAACTCGCGCCGATCACCCGTGACCTGCCGTCCGGAGCGCAGGCCGCTCCCGTGCCCCGGGTGTCGATGGCCAAGAGCCCTGCGCCGAGCGGGAGTTGGTCGGGGCGGATCACCGGCGGCGAGGGGTCGTCGACCTGGGCCGTCGCCGTCATGTCCGGGTTCCAGCGCAAGGGCCGCTGGACGGTGCCGAGGCGGTTCAACAGCTTCGCCTTCTGGGGCGGCGGTGAGATCGACCTGCGTGAGGCGGACTTCGCGGCCGACGAGGTCGAGATCAACTGCGTCGCGATCATGGGCGGGATGCAGGTGATCGTGCCGCCCGGCGTCGAGGTCGTCGTGCGCGGCATCGGGATCATGGGCGGCTTCGACCACCGCGAGGAGGGCGTGCCGGGTGACCCGGGCGCCCCGCGCGTGATCGTGTCGGGCTTCGCCTTCTGGGGCGGGGTCGGTGTCGAGCGCAAGCTCACCCGGGCGGAACGGCAGGCCCTGAAGGAGGAGCGGCGCCAGGGGAAGCTGGACCGCAAGGCGTCCCTGCGGGAGCTCGGGGAGCCGTCGCACGGTGGCGTCCACGGGGCCCACGGCGGGATGCTCGACGGCCACCACGACCTGACGCGGGAGCGCAAGCGGGAACGCCGGCAGGAGCGGGACCGCCGGCGCCAGGGGGATGTCTGA
- a CDS encoding transglycosylase domain-containing protein: MSDEPQQPKQGWAPSEPEAAADPGSGEPESGAPAGKKAKRPRRTGWRRAVPTWRMVLATFVMGVLLLTGLFFLGYSIVPIPPANALATKQSNVYLYADGSQLARDGEVNRENVSLGQISKDAQHSVLAAEDRDFYSESAIDPKAMLRAGWNTATGKGKQSGSTITQQYVKNYYLAQEQTVTRKVKEFFISIKLDRTETKDQILEGYLNTSYFGRNAYGIQAAAQAYYGVDASELNAAQGAYLAALLNAPSEYDVVAHPENKGAAQARWNYVLDGMVTKGWLTASERAGMTFPMPKEATVSTGMSGQRGYIVDAIKDYLTENKILDKDQLAVGGYRITTTLQKGKQNAFVDAVNDQLMDKLDKKNRKVDTYVRAGGAAIDPRTGKVLAMYGGIDYVKQYTNNATRGDFQVGSTFKPFVFTSAVQNHSETQDGRVITPNTVYDGTNKRPIVGWDGGAYAPENEDQVSYGDITVREATDKSVNSVYAQLAVDVGSDKVKETAIDLGIPANTPDLTASPSIALGPSTASVLDMAQAYATLANHGRHGTYTMIEKITRGGAGDIELPRKKTSQAVSREAADTTTAVLRSVVQNGTATAAQAAGRPAAGKTGTAEEDTAAWFAGYTPDLATVVSVMGQDPVTAAHKPLYGAMGLARINGGGAPAEIWAQFTKDALKGKPVTDFDLQLQPGSSEPEAPDTDIPVDPTDGGTTTDGGTTDGTTGATTGDPTDGGTTDGGTPGDTTGGTTDGTTGGGDTTGGTTGGTTDGGTTTGGGTTDGTTGGTTGDPTDGGTSDGGTTGDTTGGTTDGTQQGGTTGTVPQLASRRE, translated from the coding sequence ATGAGTGACGAGCCGCAGCAGCCGAAGCAGGGCTGGGCACCGAGCGAGCCGGAAGCGGCCGCAGATCCCGGGTCCGGTGAGCCCGAGTCCGGGGCGCCGGCCGGCAAGAAGGCCAAGCGGCCCCGGCGGACGGGCTGGCGGCGCGCCGTCCCCACCTGGCGGATGGTCCTCGCCACGTTCGTCATGGGCGTCCTCCTGCTGACCGGCCTGTTCTTCCTCGGCTACTCGATCGTCCCCATCCCGCCGGCCAACGCGCTCGCCACCAAACAGAGCAACGTCTACCTGTACGCGGACGGCAGCCAGCTCGCCCGGGACGGCGAGGTCAACCGGGAGAACGTCTCTCTCGGGCAGATCTCCAAGGACGCCCAGCACTCCGTCCTGGCCGCCGAGGACCGCGACTTCTACAGCGAGTCCGCCATCGACCCCAAGGCGATGCTCCGCGCCGGCTGGAACACCGCCACCGGCAAGGGCAAGCAGTCCGGCTCGACGATCACCCAGCAGTACGTGAAGAACTACTACCTGGCCCAGGAGCAGACCGTCACCCGCAAGGTGAAGGAGTTCTTCATCTCGATCAAGCTGGACCGCACGGAGACCAAGGACCAGATCCTCGAGGGCTACCTCAACACCAGCTACTTCGGCCGCAACGCCTACGGCATCCAGGCCGCCGCCCAGGCCTACTACGGCGTCGACGCCTCCGAACTGAACGCCGCCCAGGGCGCCTACCTCGCCGCGCTGCTGAACGCGCCGAGCGAGTACGACGTCGTCGCCCACCCGGAGAACAAGGGCGCGGCGCAGGCCCGTTGGAACTACGTCCTGGACGGCATGGTCACCAAGGGCTGGCTGACCGCGTCCGAGCGGGCCGGCATGACGTTCCCGATGCCGAAGGAGGCCACGGTCTCCACCGGCATGTCCGGGCAGCGCGGCTACATCGTCGACGCGATCAAGGACTACCTCACCGAGAACAAGATCCTCGACAAGGACCAGCTCGCCGTCGGCGGCTACCGCATCACGACCACGCTTCAGAAGGGCAAGCAGAACGCCTTCGTCGACGCGGTCAACGACCAGCTGATGGACAAACTGGACAAGAAGAACCGCAAGGTCGACACGTACGTCCGCGCGGGCGGCGCCGCCATCGACCCCAGGACCGGCAAGGTGCTCGCCATGTACGGCGGCATCGACTACGTGAAGCAGTACACGAACAACGCCACCCGCGGCGACTTCCAGGTCGGCTCCACCTTCAAGCCGTTCGTGTTCACCTCCGCCGTCCAGAACCACTCCGAGACGCAGGACGGCCGCGTCATCACCCCGAACACGGTCTACGACGGCACCAACAAGCGCCCCATCGTCGGCTGGGACGGCGGCGCCTACGCGCCCGAGAACGAGGACCAGGTCTCCTACGGCGACATCACCGTCCGCGAGGCCACCGACAAGTCCGTCAACTCGGTGTACGCCCAGCTGGCCGTCGACGTCGGCTCCGACAAGGTCAAGGAGACCGCGATCGACCTGGGCATCCCGGCGAACACCCCCGACCTGACCGCGTCCCCGTCCATCGCGCTCGGCCCGTCCACCGCGAGCGTCCTGGACATGGCGCAGGCGTACGCCACCCTCGCCAACCACGGCCGGCACGGCACGTACACGATGATCGAGAAGATCACCCGGGGCGGCGCCGGAGACATCGAGCTGCCCCGGAAGAAGACCAGCCAGGCCGTCAGCCGGGAGGCCGCCGACACCACCACGGCGGTCCTGCGGAGCGTCGTCCAGAACGGCACGGCCACCGCCGCGCAGGCCGCCGGCCGTCCCGCCGCGGGCAAGACCGGCACGGCCGAGGAGGACACGGCCGCCTGGTTCGCCGGCTACACACCGGACCTCGCCACCGTCGTCTCCGTCATGGGCCAGGACCCGGTGACCGCCGCCCACAAGCCGCTCTACGGGGCGATGGGCCTGGCGCGGATCAACGGCGGCGGCGCCCCGGCCGAGATCTGGGCCCAGTTCACCAAGGACGCCCTCAAGGGCAAGCCGGTCACCGACTTCGACCTCCAGCTCCAGCCGGGCTCCTCGGAGCCCGAGGCCCCCGACACCGACATCCCCGTGGACCCGACCGACGGCGGCACCACCACCGACGGCGGCACCACCGACGGGACCACGGGAGCCACCACCGGCGATCCCACCGACGGCGGCACCACGGACGGCGGCACCCCCGGGGACACGACCGGCGGCACCACGGACGGCACCACCGGCGGCGGCGACACCACGGGCGGGACGACCGGGGGCACGACCGACGGCGGCACCACCACCGGCGGCGGCACCACCGACGGGACCACGGGAGGCACCACCGGCGATCCCACCGACGGCGGCACCTCGGACGGCGGCACCACCGGGGACACGACCGGCGGCACCACGGACGGCACCCAGCAAGGAGGGACGACCGGCACGGTCCCCCAGCTGGCGAGCCGCCGGGAGTGA